The DNA sequence GCTGCACGACAGCCAGATGGACTTGAACGATATCCACACGCAGTATACCCACGGTATGCTGGATTTAACCCAGCGCGCGCAGGCCGAGCAGCTGTATCTGAATATTTGTCAGCGCCTGCAACAGCAACTTGACCCGAGTAACCGCGCCCATCGGCCGATTATCGACGAGCTGCAAGAGCGTATGGCGGACAAGCTGTATGTGAATTTCTCACTGTTCCAGTCAATGCCGGATGCCTGGGGGATTGACCAGCTTTTCCCGGTGCTGCCGTTAGAAGGGTTAGACAAACCGCCGCAGCGCCGCGCGGTGCTGCTTGATATCACCTGTGATTCCGATGGTGCCATCGATCACTATGTGGATGGCGATGGCGTGGCAACCACGATGCCTATGCCGCCTTATGACCCGGAAAATCCGCCGCTGCTGGGCTTTTTCATGGTGGGGGCGTATCAGGAAATCCTCGGCAACATGCACAATCTGTTTGGTGATACGTCAACGGTGGATGTGTTTGTGTTCCAGGATGGCACGGTTGAGATTGAAGAGTCTGATGAAGGTAACACGGTAGCCGACATGCTGGAGTACGTTCAGCTTGACCCGAGCGTGCTGATGTCGCGTTTTCGTGACCAGGTGAAAGAGACCGATCTGCCCCCAGAGTTGCAAACGCAATTCATGCAGGAGTTCGAAACCGGTCTTTATGGCTACACCTACCTGGAAGATGAAGAGTAAAACCGGGTAACAGAATAAAAAGGTTGAGTACCGTGGTACTCAACCTTTTTTTGTTATCAGCGTTAAACCACTTCCTTGAGAGGTGGTGATTATTTAATGAGAGTGGGCATGAACGCCGCTGTTAGCCGGTGGTTTTGGCCGCTGGCGTGCATTTTATGCGAAGCCGCTATACTGCATCAGGCTGTGTGGGCGCGTTCGGTTAACACGCTGGCTGAAAGCGGCTAACACCGTTGAGACATGTACGGTTGAAAAACGTGCGTAATCGTTGAAAATCGACGTGTATGGCTGAGTCCCAAAGCCGTGACAGCGGAAGCGGCAGAGGCAATCCGATTGTGGGGTTTATGGCGCGTGCTCATTGCGGGCTGCGCTTTTTATGTTTCTTATGACAGGAAGGAAATATGTCTGATCTTAATCGTCAGCGGCTATTTTTTACCAGCTGCTTCTCGTATGCGTTGACGGGTGCGCTGGTTATTGTCACCGGCATGGTGATGGGCGATATCGCACAGTATTTCAACGTCCCGATTGCGGATATGAGTAATACCTTTACGTTTCTTAACACCGGTATTTTGTTATCTATTTTCCTGAACGTCTGGCTGATGGACGTGTTTGCGCTGAAAAAACAGCTGATCTTCGGCTTTATTCTGATTGTGCTCTCCGTTATCGGGCTGTTTGTCGGAAAATCGCTGGCGGTGTTCTCGGCCTGCATGTTTGTGCTTGGCGTGGTCAGCGGTATTACCATGTCGATAGGGACATTCCTGATAACCCAGCTCTACGTTGGCCGCCAGCGCGGTGCTCGCCTGCTGTTTACCGACTCTTTTTTCAGCATGGCCGGGACTATTTTCCCGATTGTCGCCGCCGCACTGCTGTCGCGTCATTTCGGTTGGTACTGGATTTATGCGTGCATTGGCCTGCTCTATGTCGTGATTCTGGTATTGACGCTGTGGTCTGATTTTCCTGAAATCGGCGCAAAAAAAGCGGATGTACAACAGAATGTGGTGCAGGAAAAGTGGGGAACGGGGGTGCTGTTCCTGTCGGTGGCGGCATTGTGCTACATCCTCGGCCAGTTAGCCTTTATTCAGTGGGTGCCGGAATATGTCACCAAAACCTTCAATATGAATATTGGTGATGCAGGGGCGCTGGTCAGTAGCTTCTGGACGTCTTACATGATTGGCATGTGGGTGTTTAGCGTGGTGCTGAAATTCTTTGATTTGCAGCGTGTGGTTACGGTGCTGGCGCTGCTGGCGACCGGGGCGATGTACCTGTTTGTCAGCGCCGGGCAACCGGATTTGCTGAAATATTTCATTTTTGGCCTGGGTTTTATTTCCAGCGCGATTTACACCACCCTGATTACGCTGGGTTCACAGCAAACAAAGGTGCCGTCTCCGAAACTGGTGAATTTTATTCTGACCTGCGGCACGGTGGGCACCATGTTGACCTTTATTGTGACGGGCCCCATCGTTCAACACCTTGGCGTTCATGCCGCGTTAGTTACCGCTAACGGGTTGTATTTTGTCGTGTTTGTGATGTGTCTGTTGCTGGGGCTGGTGACTCGCCATCGTCTGCATGGCCATGAAAGCGCCACGCATTAATTCGCTGATGGCCGCAGGCCTTTCTGCGGAGGATTCATCGCTATATTTGACAAGCGGCGCACTTCGGTGCGCCGCTTGTTGTTCCATGTGCAATCAAGCCGTTTTTCATGTACATTTGGCAGTATCCTTTCTTTGCCGTTTTGAGCTAACGTATTGATTAATATGTTTTATGTTCGAAAGGTGATTGTTCAATCCGATCTGGAGTAAAGCATGTCCTCTCGTAAAGAACTTGCCAATGCTATCCGTGCGTTGAGTATGGATGGCGTGCAGAAGGCCAAATCCGGTCATCCTGGCGCACCAATGGGTATGGCGGATATCGCGGAAGTATTATGGCGCGACCATCTGAACCATAACCCGGCTAACCCAAACTGGGCCAACCGCGACCGCTTTGTGCTGTCGAATGGTCATGCATCGATGCTGATTTACAGCCTGCTGCACCTGACCGGTTATGACCTGCCGATTGACGAGCTGAAAAATTTCCGCCAGTTGCACTCCAAAACGCCGGGCCACCCGGAAGTGGGCTACACTGCGGGCGTGGAAACCACCACCGGCCCGCTTGGGCAGGGCATTGCCAATGCGGTCGGTATGGCGATTGCCGAGCGTACGCTGGCCGCGCAGTTTAACCGCCCGGGCCATGACATCGTTGACCATCACACCTACGTTTTCCTAGGTGATGGCTGCATGATGGAGGGGATTTCTCATGAAGCGTGTTCACTGGCA is a window from the Dickeya lacustris genome containing:
- the tsgA gene encoding MFS transporter TsgA; the protein is MSDLNRQRLFFTSCFSYALTGALVIVTGMVMGDIAQYFNVPIADMSNTFTFLNTGILLSIFLNVWLMDVFALKKQLIFGFILIVLSVIGLFVGKSLAVFSACMFVLGVVSGITMSIGTFLITQLYVGRQRGARLLFTDSFFSMAGTIFPIVAAALLSRHFGWYWIYACIGLLYVVILVLTLWSDFPEIGAKKADVQQNVVQEKWGTGVLFLSVAALCYILGQLAFIQWVPEYVTKTFNMNIGDAGALVSSFWTSYMIGMWVFSVVLKFFDLQRVVTVLALLATGAMYLFVSAGQPDLLKYFIFGLGFISSAIYTTLITLGSQQTKVPSPKLVNFILTCGTVGTMLTFIVTGPIVQHLGVHAALVTANGLYFVVFVMCLLLGLVTRHRLHGHESATH